One part of the Montipora foliosa isolate CH-2021 unplaced genomic scaffold, ASM3666993v2 scaffold_456, whole genome shotgun sequence genome encodes these proteins:
- the LOC137989356 gene encoding uncharacterized protein codes for MGHVLSSRGVGVAADKVKAVVEGREPESVSEVRSFLGLVNYSGRFFPDLATLSEPLRWLMKKGAEFKWGLSQAAAFQKMKQELSRAEVLGYYDKEAVTHVITDASPVPRNKEVNSE; via the coding sequence ATGGGCCATGTGCTTTCCAGCCGTGGGGTAGGAGTGGCGGCAGACAAGGTGAAAGCGGTGGTAGAAGGGAGAGAACCCGAATCTGTTTCTGAAGTCAGGTCATTCCTCGGTCTGGTGAATTACAGTGGAAGATTTTTTCCAGATCTCGCAACTCTCTCAGAACCACTTCGATGGTTGATGAAAAAGGGTGCTGAGTTTAAATGGGGACTCTCCCAAGCTGCAGCCTTTCAGAAGATGAAACAAGAGTTATCCCGGGCAGAAGTTCTAGGATACTATGACAAAGAAGCTGTGACACATGTTATTACTGATGCAAGCCCAGTGCCCAGAAACAAGGAGGTGAATTCAGAGTGA